The following nucleotide sequence is from Scleropages formosus chromosome 4, fSclFor1.1, whole genome shotgun sequence.
TaggattaaaaaaagataacCGAATTTTAAGTAcgttattaaaattaaatgaatggaaaacagCATTTTGTACTGGAGTGACAAAAACTTTATTACACTGACGAAAGTGATTTTCGGTTGTTTTCGCTATATAAAATGCGTAGCGCCTATGAAAGTGTTCccaaaaattgattttttttttctgcactatGTGAACGGATATTTTAGTAATTCCAGTTCTTTTATTTTACGTAAATAATAATGCGCACAGTGTAAATACAGTTACTGAAAATTACATGCGAATTTgtataaagaaaatgtattccTTAACATATTTCCTTAAAAGGTAAACGGTTAAAATGCATGATCGTTTATTAAAAACTCGAACAAAAACCCGACACAAGGTTAGTAAACTCGGACTACTATTCTGTCTATCCACGACACattttgaaagacatttttacgTACAGATACAGTCCCTtacaaaataactttttataAATTACCACGTTTCAGGATAATTTCAGCAGAAGACATGGATGAAAAATCTTTGCACTTCAGCAGGGTTCAagggaaaaatcaaaatgttaaagaaaattatcatttttatgaCTTATTTTACCACGTATTATAAAGACAAACGTTAAAAATAGCTGCAAActactaaaaaaattaaaatgaattaacacACCgataaattttagaaaatccTTTAATTTACCTAGAAATTAAACTGGGTTTAAGGATAATACTGCCTTTCTTTGTAACAGAAATtaagcaaatacattttaaagccCTTTTTCTAACAATATCACCTTAACACCGGggaaattaaatttctttatatatCAGTGAATCTGTTCATCCCCCCATCAGACACCTTCAGCGAATCCCAAAGCAGATACTCCTAAGGCATAACGTACGTCCCTTTCTTTCCAGTATTTTGACACATCCTCACCTTCAGCCGTACTTGTGTACATCGAGCACCGATTCATTTATTGGTCAGTGAAATAACGGGCCGTGACGAGCCGGGCTCCGATTGGTGCTCCCCTGCACCGATCCCGCCCCTCCGTCACCACGCCCTTAAAAGACAAGCTGCGAGCACACGCGCCGCCGCGAGCACGCAAGCACACGCGCCTTTATTGTCCACGCACGCTACCAACTGGGAACACCTtaacaaaaatcaaatgaagaCAAAGGCGTAGTACTTCAGTGATTAATTAAAAGGCACGAGTAgcggtttgatttttttttttttttttttaaatgtttttttttttcccgacgTTACAAAAGAACTTGTGATTAACCCCAAAACCAAACTAAgtgcaggaggagctgcagcGAAAACCCGCCGATGACAGCCTGAAACCTAATGAGGAATTTACGAGCGAAGTGCTCCGGGCGCGTGCGATAAGCTGGTCTCCACTAACTTACTATCCACgggcattttttcttttttgtttaactaCAACTGCTTTTACGTCGCTGTTCTCTAACGTTGGCTCCCGTGCACACAGCCGCGTTGGATCCCTCAAGCTACTGCGAGACTCCGGTGTACAACCCGGATCTCTGCCCCAACATGGTCGCGGCTCAGGCCAAGCTGGTGTACCACCTCAACAAATACTACAACGAGAAATGCCAGTCGAGGAAGGCGGCCATCTCCAAGACGATCCGCGAGGTGTGCAAGGTGGTGTCCGACGTGCTCAAGGAGGTGGAGGTGCAGGAGCCGCGCTTCATCAGCTCCCTCAACGAGATGGAGAACCGCTTCGAGGGTCTCGAGGTCATCTCGCCCACCGAGTTCGAGGTGGTGCTCTACCTCAACCAGATGGGGGTCTTCAACTTCGTGGACGACGGCTCCCTGCCCGGCTGCGCCGTGCTCAAGCTCAGCGACGGCCGCAAGAGGAGCATGTCCCTCTGGGTGGAGTTCATCACGGCCTCCGGCTACCTGTCGGCGCGCAAGATCCGCTCCCGCTTCCAGACGCTGGTGGCGCAGGCGGTGGATAAGTGCAGCTACCGGGACGTGGTGAAGATGGTGGCGGACACGAGCGAGGTGAAGCTGCGCATCAGGGACCGCTACGTGGTGCAGATCACGCCCGCCTTCAAGTGCACGGGCATCTGGCCGCGCAGCGCGGCGCACTGGCCCCTGCCGCACATCCCGTGGCCGGGGCCCAACCGCGTGGCCGAGGTCAAGGCCGAGGGCTTCAACCTGC
It contains:
- the LOC114910436 gene encoding putative nucleotidyltransferase MAB21L1 is translated as MVAAQAKLVYHLNKYYNEKCQSRKAAISKTIREVCKVVSDVLKEVEVQEPRFISSLNEMENRFEGLEVISPTEFEVVLYLNQMGVFNFVDDGSLPGCAVLKLSDGRKRSMSLWVEFITASGYLSARKIRSRFQTLVAQAVDKCSYRDVVKMVADTSEVKLRIRDRYVVQITPAFKCTGIWPRSAAHWPLPHIPWPGPNRVAEVKAEGFNLLSKECYSLNGKQSSAESDAWVLQFAEAENRLILGGCRKKCLSVLKALRDRHLELPGQPLNNYHMKTLVSYECEKHPRESDWDENCLGDRLNGILLQLISCLQCRRCPHYFLPNLDLFQGKPSSALENAAKQTWRLAREILTNPKSLEKL